One Hevea brasiliensis isolate MT/VB/25A 57/8 chromosome 5, ASM3005281v1, whole genome shotgun sequence genomic region harbors:
- the LOC110661574 gene encoding peroxidase A2, whose protein sequence is MFSSPKTSACSLVLPIILAALVLVHQSNAQLSATFYATTCTNVSAIVTSVIQQALQSDSRIGASLIRLHFHDCFVNGCDASLLLDSTSSILSEKFAAPNVNSARGFDVVDNIKTAVENSCPGVVSCADILALAAEASVSLSGGPSWNVLLGRRDSLTANQAGANTSIPSPFEGLSNITSKFSAVGLNTNDLVALSGAHTFGRAQCRTFSNRLFNFSGTGSPDPTLNTTYLATLQQTCPQGGSGSTLANLDPTTPDSFDNNYFTNLQNNQGLLQSDQELFSTTDAATIAIVNSFSSSQTAFFQSFAQSMINMGNISPLTGSNGEIRADCKKVNGS, encoded by the exons ATGTTTTCTTCTCCTAAGACAAGTGCTTGTTCTTTGGTGCTGCCAATTATTTTGGCAGCGCTAGTACTAGTGCACCAATCTAATGCTCAATTAAGTGCTACGTTCTATGCTACCACATGCACTAATGTGTCTGCCATTGTTACTAGTGTTATTCAACAGGCCCTTCAATCCGATTCTCGGATCGGCGCAAGTCTTATTCGCCTTCATTTTCATGATTGCTTTGTTAAT GGATGCGATGCTTCACTTTTGCTAGACAGTACTTCAAGCATACTGAGTGAGAAATTTGCCGCTCCAAACGTTAACTCTGCTCGGGGTTTTGATGTCGTTGACAATATCAAAACTGCTGTGGAAAATTCTTGCCCTGGTGTTGTCTCCTGTGCGGATATTCTTGCACTCGCAGCTGAAGCTTCTGTTTCTTTG TCAGGAGGACCATCCTGGAATGTACTGTTGGGAAGAAGGGATAGTCTCACAGCAAATCAGGCTGGAGCAAATACATCTATTCCTTCTCCTTTTGAAGGTCTAAGCAACATTACTTCTAAGTTCTCTGCAGTGGGTCTAAACACCAATGATCTTGTCGCATTATCAG GTGCTCACACATTTGGACGTGCTCAATGTCGAACATTTAGCAACCGGCTGTTCAATTTTAGCGGCACAGGCAGCCCTGACCCAACATTGAACACAACTTACTTGGCTACTCTGCAACAAACATGTCCACAGGGTGGAAGTGGATCTACTCTGGCTAATCTTGATCCCACGACACCAGATAGTTTTGACAATAACTATTTCACGAACCTGCAGAATAATCAGGGCCTTCTTCAATCTGATCAGGAACTATTTTCGACCACAGATGCTGCCACGATCGCTATTGTTAACAGCTTCAGTAGCAGCCAAACTGCCTTCTTCCAGAGTTTTGCTCAGTCCATGATTAATATGGGAAACATTAGTCCATTAACTGGAAGTAATGGAGAGATAAGAGCAGATTGTAAGAAGGTGAATGGGAGTTAG
- the LOC110661572 gene encoding uncharacterized protein LOC110661572 encodes MRIRKRKVPFPLSSLSPVPLSDPHLSRSSSDQLQLLRSNPHQNFSSQDAKASYFTSQSSDQPNYPIGGPPNAQDCSDGSWKQEDKKVLMQDEEVKGGEGEKSNDTRKASFLGAKTSTMAFQKSTSSHQDGRWRWCEGEKAFPVKKRRGSFETRSNEETLIEKDKKMKTKMKTRMNKKCMQRNGSEELEEDGDEETKVDDHRTSSSVKKRVRGGALSEGSRCSRVNGRGWRCCQQTLVGYSLCEHHLGKGRLRSMTSVRSRSMAETATNKGESQPLSSPPMPLAGEETKGISLDDKVIGAVHEDEEVIKKPLITTKKKQKLGMVKARSISSLLGQSNNAIELSENDE; translated from the exons ATGAGGATCAGGAAAAGAAAGGTTCCGTTTCCTCTCTCGTCTCTTTCTCCAGTCCCTCTTTCAGATCCCCACTTGAGCCGCTCTTCCTCCGACCAACTTCAACTACTTCGCAGCAACCCACATCAGAATTTCTCCTCACAAGATGCTAAAGCTTCTTACTTTACTTCCCAGTCGTCTGATCAACCCAATTACCCGATCGGAGGTCCGCCCAACGCCCAAGATTGTTCTGATGGTTCTTGGAAGCAAGAGGATAAGAAG GTTTTGATGCAAGATGAGGAGGTTAAAGGGGGAGAAGGAGAGAAGAGTAATGATACCAG GAAAGCAAGTTTCTTGGGTGCAAAAACATCAACTATGGCTTTTCAAAAATCAACTTCTTCTCATCAag ATGGGAGATGGAGATGGTGTGAGGGAGAGAAAGCATTTCCAGTCAAAAAGAGAAGAGGGAGCTTTGAAACAAGATCAAACGAAGAAACTCTGATTGAGAAAGATAAAAAAATGAAGACAAAAATGAAGACCAGGATGAACAAGAAATGCATGCAAAGAAATGgcagtgaagaattagaagaagaTGGAGATGAGGAAACCAAGGTTGATGATCATAGAACTAGTTCCAGTGTAAAAAAGAGGGTTAGAGGGGGTGCACTTTCGGAGGGATCACGGTGCAGTCGGGTCAATGGGAGAGGATGGAGATGTTGCCAACAAACTCTTGTGGGCTACTCTCTCTGTGAGCATCACCTGGGCAAAGGAAGGCTGAGAAGCATGACCAGCGTTCGAAGCCGATCCATGGCTGAAACTGCAACAAATAAGGGAGAATCCCAGCCATTATCAAGCCCTCCAATGCCACTAGCAGGAGAAGAAACAAAAGGGATATCGTTAGATGATAAAGTAATTGGTGCTGTACATGAAGATGAAGAGGTGATCAAGAAGCCATTGATAACGACCAAGAAAAAACAGAAGCTTGGTATGGTGAAAGCTCGATCAATAAGCAGCTTGCTGGGCCAATCAAATAATGCAATTGAACTGTCAGAGAACGACGAGTAG